The following proteins are encoded in a genomic region of Protaetiibacter sp. SSC-01:
- a CDS encoding MFS transporter, producing MPSGVEPITQASRTARLAPGAVPAGLFLVYAAVFVGLAAVSVVYLPRRVAELAPDDKLGLLALVTTASSLVVMLAQPIIGMLSDRTRGSLGRRLPWMIAGAVSAGVLLPSMGLAGGAIAIGLLWVGVELSLNVVLAPAAAATVDLVPERRRGLVAGVTGAGFLAGSALGASVVGGMMLSTALGLWTAAVLPLLGVAAFAVLTRARTPAPPSAARARVRAGFATAVRELSARPDFAWAFLSRALVTLAHSVLVTYLLYIAEDHLGLAADEADAFAGLLVAVILAASLPTLLLGGILSDRTGRRRGVVAATTLAMAASLIIPLTLRDASAMLVFAAVFGLAYGAYTSSAKALNTLVLSDGERRAGRDLGVLNIAAILPQVVAPGVAWLVVSATGGYGALFAVSLVLAALGAVAILRVRSVR from the coding sequence GTGCCCTCAGGTGTCGAGCCGATCACCCAGGCTAGCCGCACCGCGCGTCTCGCGCCGGGCGCGGTCCCGGCCGGGCTCTTCCTCGTCTACGCGGCCGTGTTCGTCGGGCTGGCGGCCGTGTCGGTGGTCTACCTGCCGCGACGCGTCGCCGAACTCGCTCCCGACGACAAGCTGGGCCTGCTCGCGCTCGTGACCACGGCATCCTCTCTCGTCGTGATGCTCGCGCAGCCGATCATCGGGATGCTGTCGGATCGCACGAGGGGATCGCTCGGGCGACGCCTGCCCTGGATGATCGCGGGCGCCGTATCCGCCGGCGTGCTGCTGCCGTCGATGGGACTGGCGGGCGGCGCGATCGCGATCGGGCTGCTCTGGGTGGGCGTCGAGCTCTCCCTCAACGTGGTGCTCGCCCCGGCGGCGGCGGCCACCGTGGACCTCGTGCCCGAGCGGCGCCGGGGGCTCGTGGCGGGGGTCACGGGCGCCGGCTTCCTGGCGGGCTCGGCGCTCGGCGCGTCCGTCGTCGGGGGCATGATGCTGAGCACAGCGCTCGGGCTCTGGACGGCTGCCGTGCTGCCGCTGCTCGGCGTCGCGGCGTTCGCGGTTCTCACTCGCGCGCGCACACCGGCTCCCCCCTCGGCGGCCCGGGCGCGCGTGCGCGCCGGATTCGCCACAGCGGTGCGCGAGCTCTCCGCGCGGCCGGACTTCGCGTGGGCGTTCCTGTCCCGAGCGCTCGTCACGCTCGCGCACTCCGTGCTCGTGACGTATCTGCTGTACATCGCGGAAGACCACCTCGGCCTCGCCGCGGACGAGGCCGACGCCTTCGCGGGGCTGCTCGTGGCGGTCATCCTCGCCGCCTCGCTGCCGACGCTGCTGCTCGGCGGGATCCTGAGCGACCGCACGGGGCGCCGCCGTGGCGTCGTCGCGGCGACGACGCTCGCGATGGCGGCATCGCTCATCATCCCGCTCACGTTGCGGGATGCGTCGGCGATGCTCGTCTTCGCGGCCGTCTTCGGGCTCGCCTACGGCGCCTACACCTCGTCCGCGAAGGCGCTCAACACGCTCGTCCTGAGCGATGGGGAGCGGCGGGCCGGTCGTGACCTCGGGGTGCTCAACATCGCGGCCATCCTCCCGCAGGTGGTGGCACCCGGGGTCGCGTGGCTCGTCGTGAGCGCGACGGGCGGCTACGGGGCGCTCTTCGCCGTGAGCCTCGTGCTCGCCGCCCTCGGCGCGGTCGCGATCCTGCGGGTGCGATCCGTGCGCTGA
- a CDS encoding Ig-like domain-containing protein, which translates to MTKLHRQPSAPARSIRSAFAVATTAALVAVSVTLPLSASADPAVVPGAATFGVGAYSGVVPDGVCAVDATVTGGAGGRAAAGANGIGSNGAGARVSAGFRVHPGQSFAGTVGGGGKTNSGRTGGAGGTGGGGAGGTAATDHGGAGGGGRSTFTVDGAELVIAGGGGGSGGGHSTTDRGFGGDAGLPTGAGVVAGDAGTAGTDAPGIVPGGGEGGHVDAPGAGGTNSADATLNGIAGVGAVGGAGGSDPNYDAAGGGGAGVFGGGGGASTTIRNTDRVGGVTINDVAGGGGGGGASSVHASAVAGSVTSTAVGRQTGTGAGADGSVALTWVPCDYDLAVAKTVAVDAPSGVTAGAPVGSTVTWTITVTNNGPDAMTRGDLLTIADAVPGAGATTITALGVSGGANSELASGAFTCDASVGSAMPASLECGRDYQPLSSAASGRRGLDVGETFTVSYTQVVTAADVPGLTNTAEVVDRATGDDDDSSTVSVPVIVGPSAEDDSDLGNVLGSVVTIDVLDNDTVAATPAVVRLLDGTTQLTELQVPGEGTWNVVGDTIVFTPEAGFLGDPAPVDYRITDANGLTATATVTVEYVPEALDDEDLANELGTTVTVDVLDNDQGDWAPGSVRIVDPDSTSPVTELTVAGEGRWTIVADRVVFTPEPGFLLDPTPVDYRVTDVTGDTVEATVTVTYVPSASDDEDLGNTIGEAVTVDVLADDEGAWDVASVRIVDAATGDRVTSLTVPGQGAWSVSPTTGAITFTPESGYEGSPADVAYEVTDLTGDTVTATLHVTYAPAATDDADHGNTIGDAVTLDVLVNDAGTLDPGTVRIVDPETSARVTELVVAGEGRWTVDTATGRVTFTPAAGYAGNPTPVRYEATDAIGQHATAELVVTYLPESDDDVSTGNAPGTAVTVDILGNDRGVFDPATARIIDPTSSARVTRLVVAGEGVWTVDTATGAVTFTPEPGFTGDPTPVQYEVSDLRGNPTVSLVTIRYLPAALASTGADVTWSLVGGMLALLAGIGALVIARRRTA; encoded by the coding sequence GTGACGAAGCTCCACCGCCAGCCGTCCGCCCCTGCGCGATCGATCCGATCCGCCTTCGCCGTCGCCACGACCGCGGCGCTCGTCGCCGTGAGCGTGACGCTCCCGCTCAGCGCGAGCGCCGATCCGGCGGTCGTGCCGGGTGCTGCGACTTTCGGCGTCGGCGCCTACTCCGGGGTCGTGCCGGACGGCGTGTGCGCCGTCGATGCGACGGTGACGGGCGGCGCGGGAGGCCGGGCCGCGGCCGGTGCGAACGGCATCGGCTCGAACGGCGCCGGCGCGCGCGTCTCGGCCGGCTTCCGAGTTCACCCCGGACAGTCCTTCGCCGGCACGGTCGGCGGCGGCGGCAAGACCAACAGCGGCCGCACAGGCGGTGCCGGCGGCACCGGCGGCGGCGGAGCCGGCGGTACGGCGGCCACGGATCACGGTGGCGCCGGCGGCGGCGGACGCAGCACCTTCACGGTCGACGGCGCCGAGCTCGTCATCGCGGGCGGCGGCGGCGGCAGCGGTGGCGGCCACTCCACGACCGACCGCGGATTCGGCGGCGACGCGGGTCTGCCGACCGGCGCCGGGGTCGTGGCGGGCGACGCGGGCACCGCCGGCACCGACGCCCCGGGGATCGTCCCGGGCGGCGGCGAGGGCGGCCACGTCGATGCTCCCGGCGCGGGAGGGACGAACAGCGCAGACGCGACGCTGAACGGCATCGCGGGTGTGGGCGCCGTCGGCGGCGCCGGCGGATCCGACCCCAACTACGATGCCGCGGGCGGCGGTGGCGCCGGCGTGTTCGGAGGCGGCGGCGGAGCGTCCACGACGATCCGGAACACGGACCGCGTCGGTGGTGTCACCATCAACGACGTCGCGGGCGGTGGCGGCGGCGGTGGCGCGAGCTCGGTCCACGCGTCGGCGGTCGCCGGAAGCGTGACCTCGACGGCTGTCGGGCGGCAGACGGGTACCGGCGCGGGCGCCGACGGCTCCGTCGCCCTCACCTGGGTGCCGTGCGACTACGACCTCGCGGTCGCCAAGACCGTGGCCGTGGACGCTCCCTCGGGCGTCACCGCGGGTGCGCCCGTCGGCTCGACGGTCACGTGGACGATCACCGTCACCAACAACGGTCCCGACGCGATGACGCGAGGCGACCTCCTCACGATCGCGGATGCCGTTCCGGGTGCCGGCGCGACGACGATCACCGCGCTCGGGGTCTCCGGCGGAGCCAACAGCGAGCTCGCGTCGGGCGCCTTCACGTGCGACGCGTCCGTCGGCTCGGCCATGCCGGCCTCGCTCGAGTGCGGGCGTGACTACCAGCCGCTGAGCTCGGCCGCATCCGGTCGCCGAGGACTCGACGTCGGCGAGACGTTCACCGTGAGCTACACCCAGGTCGTGACGGCAGCGGACGTGCCGGGTCTCACGAACACCGCCGAGGTCGTCGACCGCGCGACGGGCGACGACGACGACTCGTCGACAGTGTCGGTCCCCGTGATCGTCGGCCCGTCCGCGGAGGATGACAGCGACCTCGGCAACGTGCTCGGCTCGGTCGTGACGATCGACGTGCTCGACAACGACACGGTCGCTGCGACGCCCGCGGTCGTTCGCCTGCTCGACGGCACCACGCAGCTGACCGAGCTCCAGGTTCCGGGTGAGGGAACGTGGAACGTCGTCGGCGACACGATCGTCTTCACCCCCGAGGCGGGCTTCCTCGGCGACCCCGCGCCGGTCGACTATCGCATCACGGATGCGAACGGCCTGACCGCGACCGCGACGGTGACGGTCGAGTACGTGCCGGAGGCGCTCGATGACGAGGATCTGGCCAACGAGCTCGGCACGACCGTGACGGTCGACGTGCTCGACAACGACCAGGGCGACTGGGCCCCGGGCAGCGTGCGGATCGTCGACCCCGACTCCACCTCGCCGGTCACCGAGCTCACCGTCGCGGGCGAGGGACGGTGGACGATCGTCGCGGATCGAGTCGTCTTCACTCCCGAGCCCGGCTTCCTGCTCGACCCCACCCCGGTCGACTACCGGGTGACCGACGTGACCGGCGACACGGTCGAAGCGACCGTGACCGTGACCTACGTGCCGAGCGCATCCGACGACGAGGATCTCGGCAACACGATCGGCGAGGCCGTGACGGTCGACGTGCTCGCGGACGACGAGGGCGCGTGGGACGTCGCGAGCGTGCGGATCGTCGACGCCGCGACGGGCGACCGCGTGACCTCCCTGACGGTTCCCGGGCAGGGTGCATGGAGCGTCTCGCCCACCACGGGTGCGATCACCTTCACGCCCGAGAGCGGATACGAGGGCAGCCCGGCCGATGTCGCGTACGAGGTGACCGACCTCACGGGCGACACGGTGACGGCGACGCTCCACGTCACGTACGCTCCGGCCGCGACCGATGATGCCGACCACGGCAACACGATCGGCGACGCCGTGACGCTCGACGTGCTCGTGAACGACGCCGGGACGCTCGACCCCGGCACGGTGAGGATCGTCGACCCCGAGACGAGCGCCCGGGTGACGGAGCTCGTCGTGGCGGGCGAGGGGCGCTGGACCGTCGATACCGCAACCGGCCGGGTCACGTTCACCCCCGCCGCGGGCTACGCCGGCAACCCGACCCCGGTTCGCTACGAGGCGACCGACGCGATCGGGCAGCACGCGACGGCCGAGCTCGTCGTGACCTACCTCCCGGAGTCCGACGACGACGTGAGCACGGGGAACGCTCCCGGCACGGCCGTGACCGTCGACATCCTGGGCAACGACCGCGGTGTGTTCGACCCCGCTACGGCGCGCATCATCGACCCGACGAGCTCGGCCCGTGTGACGCGACTCGTGGTCGCCGGTGAGGGCGTGTGGACCGTCGACACCGCGACGGGAGCCGTCACCTTCACGCCGGAGCCCGGCTTCACGGGCGACC
- a CDS encoding LuxR C-terminal-related transcriptional regulator, whose product MHGWTRFGAPRAPRSAIERPRLSDRLDESEPLRIVRAAAGAGKTTLLASWFAREHESHRLWLTIDARSSGVEGFWAAIAEALGSSGLASGGPSPRTEEVPDRDTVRRMLAAVRGAVVLVLDEFERADGEVADGLLWLVERAPYVEAVVACRDVTRLESATAMARVESRLLRTDDLLFTEDEARELLRSVGADPDGAQPLLAATGGLPLLVRSVVVGLDGSRVPTAGPRRDETIRRIAREAVDELIAAATRRGVDRDTAMRLALADTATGELAGRLTGKPGEEQVAAIVREGLATVERSPHGHAIRLTQVVREALREEFVSRHPDEVASVSRVIAEWQLDSGDAFGAFATAMAIGDLAFASRVTRTHFFDLLGQHGRGVYRLLAPVSRLTLRRYPLLTLMLALIYNARGHRVRAIEHLALTTIGARAARRTSDPEERIVLLAVESASLRVAGRIAPALRAARAFQSAVDEIPVENFERLSNVAPTLFAHVGVTLLYAGHDVEALDAFEQAHSFSVPGTDFELQPLALIAGTHALRGELDRARAVVDRIRAGVWRDEAINGYRGAFLHLAEALIAVDDQDFRGARDRIDVMAPHLDTLEHWPLFAHVLALCDLGLGTPGHSDAALRRELLGRRRASITTLTGALLTATRANLLLAGGHATEARALLDAAPAVTATRVAAARVALLAADPERAIAKLAALDLDRIAPRWSAEAQLLTAAAALRLGRTDAARAAAEGAVATLAAFGLRHPLTLLPRSDRLALGAIVSAVSRELLEDAAAVDPFPRQVRVISLTPRERAVLERLAAGGTLSEIAEGLHVSPNTLKTQLRSVYRKLGVSDRESALATARGHGLIGS is encoded by the coding sequence ATGCACGGGTGGACCCGGTTCGGCGCACCACGAGCGCCGCGCTCCGCCATCGAACGCCCGCGGCTGTCGGATCGTCTCGACGAGAGCGAGCCCCTCCGCATCGTGCGCGCCGCGGCAGGCGCGGGCAAGACGACGCTGCTCGCCTCCTGGTTCGCTCGCGAGCATGAGTCGCACCGACTGTGGCTGACGATCGATGCGCGCAGCAGTGGCGTCGAGGGGTTCTGGGCGGCGATCGCGGAAGCGCTCGGGTCGTCCGGCCTCGCATCCGGCGGGCCGTCCCCCCGGACGGAAGAGGTCCCCGACCGGGACACGGTGCGCCGCATGCTCGCGGCGGTCCGCGGTGCGGTCGTGCTCGTGCTCGACGAGTTCGAGCGCGCCGACGGCGAGGTCGCCGACGGGCTGCTCTGGCTGGTGGAGCGCGCGCCCTACGTGGAAGCGGTCGTCGCCTGCCGCGACGTAACCCGCCTCGAGTCGGCGACCGCCATGGCGCGCGTCGAGTCGCGGCTCCTCCGCACCGACGACCTGCTGTTCACCGAGGACGAGGCGCGCGAGTTGCTGCGTTCGGTCGGAGCCGACCCGGACGGCGCGCAACCTCTGCTGGCCGCAACCGGGGGACTCCCGCTCCTCGTTCGCAGCGTCGTCGTCGGACTCGACGGATCACGGGTGCCGACCGCAGGCCCCCGCCGCGACGAGACCATCCGCCGAATCGCTCGCGAGGCGGTCGACGAGCTCATCGCCGCCGCCACCCGTCGCGGCGTCGACCGTGACACCGCCATGCGCCTCGCCCTCGCCGACACCGCCACAGGAGAGCTGGCCGGCCGGCTGACCGGGAAGCCAGGCGAGGAGCAGGTCGCTGCGATCGTGCGGGAGGGCCTGGCGACGGTGGAGCGGTCGCCGCACGGGCATGCGATCCGGCTGACCCAGGTCGTGCGCGAGGCCCTCCGCGAGGAGTTCGTCTCGCGCCACCCGGACGAGGTCGCGTCGGTCTCCCGCGTGATCGCCGAGTGGCAGTTGGACTCTGGCGATGCCTTCGGGGCCTTCGCCACCGCCATGGCAATCGGCGATCTCGCTTTCGCCTCCCGCGTGACCCGCACCCACTTCTTCGATCTCCTCGGACAGCACGGCCGCGGCGTGTACCGCCTCCTCGCACCCGTCTCTCGGCTCACGTTGCGGCGATATCCGCTTCTGACCCTCATGCTCGCGCTCATCTACAACGCGAGAGGCCACCGCGTCCGCGCGATCGAGCACCTCGCCCTCACGACGATCGGGGCGCGCGCCGCCCGCAGGACATCCGACCCCGAGGAACGCATCGTGCTGCTCGCGGTCGAGAGCGCATCCCTGCGTGTCGCCGGGAGGATCGCCCCGGCGCTCCGCGCCGCGCGAGCCTTCCAGTCGGCGGTCGACGAGATCCCCGTGGAGAACTTCGAGCGCCTGTCCAACGTCGCGCCGACCCTCTTCGCCCACGTCGGGGTCACCCTGCTGTACGCGGGCCACGATGTGGAGGCCCTCGACGCCTTCGAGCAGGCGCACTCGTTCAGCGTGCCCGGCACCGACTTCGAGCTGCAGCCGCTCGCCCTCATCGCGGGCACGCACGCGCTCCGCGGGGAGCTCGACCGCGCTCGCGCAGTCGTCGACCGCATCCGCGCCGGGGTCTGGCGGGATGAGGCGATCAACGGATACCGCGGTGCGTTCCTGCACCTGGCCGAGGCACTCATCGCGGTCGACGACCAGGACTTCCGTGGGGCGAGGGACCGCATCGATGTGATGGCCCCCCATCTCGACACCCTCGAGCACTGGCCGCTCTTCGCACACGTGCTCGCACTGTGCGACCTCGGCCTCGGCACCCCTGGGCATTCGGATGCCGCGCTCAGACGCGAGCTGCTCGGTCGTCGGCGAGCCTCCATCACGACCCTCACAGGAGCGCTGCTCACGGCGACCCGGGCGAACCTGCTGCTGGCCGGCGGGCATGCGACGGAGGCCCGTGCGCTCCTGGACGCCGCTCCCGCCGTGACCGCGACGCGTGTCGCGGCCGCGCGCGTCGCCCTCCTCGCAGCCGACCCCGAGCGGGCGATCGCGAAGCTCGCAGCTCTCGACCTCGATCGGATCGCGCCGCGCTGGTCGGCGGAGGCGCAACTGCTGACCGCGGCGGCCGCGCTCCGTCTCGGGCGCACGGATGCGGCGCGGGCCGCGGCGGAGGGTGCGGTCGCGACGCTCGCCGCCTTCGGGCTGCGTCATCCGCTCACTCTGCTTCCCCGCTCGGACCGCCTCGCGCTGGGCGCGATCGTCAGCGCCGTGAGCCGCGAGCTGCTCGAGGACGCGGCGGCGGTGGATCCGTTCCCGCGCCAGGTGCGCGTGATCTCGCTCACCCCGCGCGAGCGGGCGGTGCTCGAACGTCTCGCGGCTGGGGGCACCCTCTCCGAGATCGCGGAGGGTCTCCACGTCTCGCCCAACACTCTCAAGACCCAGTTGCGCTCCGTCTACCGCAAGCTCGGCGTCAGCGATCGCGAGAGCGCGCTCGCCACGGCGCGGGGCCACGGGCTCATCGGGTCGTGA
- a CDS encoding bile acid:sodium symporter family protein, producing MGSALTSIGLPVALGIIMFGLGLSLRPADFARVAKHPKAVLVALACQLVLLPAICLGLVVLFQLPPVLAVGMMLLAASPGGTSANLYSHLFRGDVALNISLTAINSVVAVFTLPLIANFAIWLFLPGQPELGVQFAKAVEVFAIVLLPVLLGMLVRWWKPRFAEAMDKPVRIASMIILAVVIAGAVVANWALLVANVGQLALITVLFCALSLAVGFFVPRLFRVEPRQAVASSFEIGIHNATLAIVIAQTVLGSMEMSLPAAVYGVLMFFIALGWGFLLRRLVPVRAEAHATTASDPAARA from the coding sequence ATGGGATCAGCGTTGACCTCCATCGGATTACCTGTCGCCCTCGGCATCATCATGTTCGGGTTGGGGCTCTCCCTCCGCCCGGCCGACTTCGCCCGCGTCGCGAAGCATCCGAAGGCCGTGCTCGTCGCCCTCGCCTGCCAGCTCGTGCTGCTGCCGGCGATCTGCCTCGGCCTCGTGGTGCTGTTCCAGCTGCCGCCCGTGCTCGCGGTCGGCATGATGCTGCTCGCGGCGTCGCCCGGCGGCACGAGCGCCAACCTCTACAGCCACCTGTTCCGCGGCGACGTGGCGCTCAACATCTCGCTCACCGCCATCAACTCGGTCGTCGCGGTATTCACCCTGCCGCTCATCGCGAACTTCGCGATCTGGCTCTTCCTGCCGGGCCAGCCGGAGCTCGGTGTGCAGTTCGCGAAGGCCGTCGAGGTGTTCGCGATCGTGCTTCTGCCGGTGCTGCTCGGCATGCTCGTGCGCTGGTGGAAGCCGCGGTTCGCGGAGGCGATGGACAAGCCCGTGCGCATCGCGTCGATGATCATCCTCGCGGTCGTCATCGCGGGCGCGGTCGTCGCGAACTGGGCGCTGCTCGTCGCGAACGTCGGGCAGCTCGCGCTCATCACGGTGCTGTTCTGCGCGCTGTCGCTCGCGGTCGGGTTCTTCGTGCCGCGCCTGTTCCGGGTCGAGCCGCGCCAGGCGGTTGCGAGCTCGTTCGAGATCGGCATCCACAACGCGACGCTCGCGATCGTGATCGCGCAGACGGTGCTCGGCAGCATGGAGATGTCGCTGCCGGCCGCCGTCTACGGCGTGCTCATGTTCTTCATCGCCCTCGGCTGGGGCTTCCTGCTGCGCCGCCTCGTACCGGTGCGGGCCGAGGCGCACGCCACCACGGCATCCGACCCGGCCGCCCGCGCGTAG